A region of the Methanobrevibacter ruminantium M1 genome:
ATAAACAAGGTTGTCCTTGGCTGGGACCCTGCATTCAGAACAGGATGCAAGCTTGCAGTTGTTGACGAATATGGGAAAGTCCTTGACACTACAGTGGTCTATCCAACAGAGCCTCAAAACAAGATAGCTGAAACCCGCTCAACTGTTCGCGACCTTATTTTCAAATATGATATAAACATCATTGCAATCGGTAACGGAACCGCTTCAAGGGAATCCGAGGCGATTGTAGCAGACATAATAAAGGACCTTGACGTTCAGTATGTGATAGTGAATGAGGCCGGAGCAAGCGTATACTCTGCAAGCGAACTTGCAACAGAGGAATTCCCAGACTATAATGTAGGGGAGAGGAGTGCAATCTCAATAGCAAGGCGTCTTCAGGACCCTCTTGCCGAACTTGTAAAGATAGATCCTAAATCTATCGGAGTGGGACAGTATCAGCATGACATGAACCAGAAGAAGCTAGGTGAGTCCCTTGACAATGTGGTTGAAAAGTCTGTAAATAATGTTGGGGTTGATGTAAACACAGCATCTGTATCCCTCATGGAGCATGTTGCAGGGATAAGCAAGACAGTGGCCAAGAACATTGTAAGCTATAGGGAGGAAAACGGCAAGTTCTATACAAGGGATGAGCTTTTAAATGTCAAGAAGCTTGGACCTAAGGCATTCGAACAATGTGCAGGATTCATGAAAGTCAAAGGCCCTAATCCATTGGACAACACCACAGTACACCCAGAGTCCTATGGGGCAACAATAGCTTTCTTAAGCTTCTTAGGCTATTCTATTGAGGATTTAGAGAATAAGAAGATAAAGGAATCAGACCTTGACCTTACAGACAAGCAGTTTGAGGACATGGCCCAAGAACTAGGAATAGGTTCAATAACATTGAAGGACATTGCAAAGGAGCTTAAGAAACCTGGCCGTGACCCAAGGGATGAGATGCCTCAGCCAATCCTTAGAAAGGATGTTCTAACAATGGAAGACCTTGAAAAGGGCATGGTATTAAGCGGAACTGTAAGAAACATAGTTGACTTTGGAATCTTTGTAGACATTGGGGTCCATCAGGATGGCATGGTTCACAAGTCAGAGATAACAGACAGCCAATACGTAAATCATCCTATGGACTTTGTAAGTGTAGGGGACATAATTGATGTTAAGGTCTTGGATGTGGACATTCCAAAACGTAGGATTCAGTTATCTATGATTATTTAAGTTAATTTTGATTAAATTTAGAAGATCTTAATCTAAAATAATTTATAACTTAATTTAGCTAAATTTTGATTAAATTAGAAGATTTTAATCTAAAATAATTTATAACTTAATTTAGATTATTTTAGAAAATCTTTTATCTAAGGTTATTTACTTATAAAAGAGCCTAGATTTAATTTATAATTTTTAAAAACATAAAAAGGAGGGATAAATATGCAATAAGTGAAAAATAATAGTTTTCTTAAATTTCTTGTTTTCAGTTTATAAAAAAATTTAAATAATGTTCAATACATAAACTTTACCATGGAAAGAGTCAGATTACAATACATTGATTTATTGAAGTTTTTCGCTATTTTTTCAATCATAGCATTGCATGTGTTTCTAGTATGGCCCAAAGCAAAAGTCATGGGCATAAAAGTATATTCATTATCAAGTATTGTAAGGTTCGGAGTTCCTGTTTTTATAATGATAAGCGGAGCTCTTCTTTTAAATAGGGATATTGAAATCGGTTCTTTTTTAAAAAAAAGAATAAATAGAATAACATATCCTTTCCTGTTTTTTTACATTATAACATTCATATTCATAGCATTGACTAACCATACCCATGAACAGCAAAACATATTTGCTTTCAGATGGTATTTCTGGACAATCTTAGGTGTTTATTTAAGCATACCTATAATAAATAAATATATTCAACATTCATCATTGAAAGAAATCGAATATTTCATTTACATATTTATCTTTGCATCAATATTCTATCAATTTACTTACTTCTTTGAAATAAAACAATATTTTTACTTGACTTTGTTCTTATCCCCATTAGGATATTTGGTTTTAGGTTATTACTTATCTAAAAAAGACTTTAATCTCAGTACAAGCAAGATGATTGTCATTTCCATAATCCTATTCATATTGTCTACATCCATAAAGATTTGCGGCCAGTTAGGATACATACCTATAACTGAAAATTTTGTTGCCAGCCAATCAGTCATCCTATCTTCATGGCTAGATGTCAGCTTCATAGGAATCTTGCAAGCAGCTTCATTCTTCTTATTATGTAAGAGCATTTATGAAGCTTCAAAAGGTATCTTTTCACCAATCAAGAAGTTTTTAGAATCAAATATCATTTCAAAATTTGTTCTTTCAGTAAGCAGGGCAAGCTATGGAATGTATTTAATTAATCTAATTCCTACAGTCATTGTTTATTATTATATACAGCCAATGAATTTAACAGGCAGTCAAGTCTTTTTAGCAATTCCCTTGATTTCCATAATCATCTTCTTGGTCAGTTGGATTATCATTGTAATATTATGTAAAATACCATATATTAAATATGTATCAGGTTATTCCTAAGAAAATAATAATATAGGCTTGGATAAGTCTAGCGATTGCTCCCCTATCTCCTTAGAAAGGTAAAAAAAGGAATATATATAAATTTTCTTGATATGATAAGATTTTTGATATGATAAGAAAAAGTATATGAATAAAAAATCTTAAAAAAAAAAAAAATAAATTATCTAGAAAATATTTAAAATTAATTAGATACTTGCCAGAATATTATTTTCCAGAAACCAAATCATTAAAGATCTTTTCAGAAGAATTAGCGCATTCATAAGGAATGAACTTATTTCTAAACTCTTCTCTAAGATATTTAGTATCCTCTTCTGTTTTTTCAATATTACTGATGGCATCCTCCACTTCTTTTGAGCTAAACAAAATAGGGCCGGGCTTATTCTCTTGAATATCAATATAAAATCCTCTTAGCTTTTCAGCGTAATCCTCTAAATCATAAGCAAAAAGAATTATAGGCCTATCTAAAATGGAGTAGTCAAACATTACAGAGGAGTAATCAGTGATAAGAATATCTGAAATCAAATACAGTTCCTCTATGGAATCATGTCTAGAAAGGTCATAAACAAAATCATCCTCTATAGGGGCAAAATCAGCTGAAAACATCAAATGATGGAGCCTTAGAATCAAGATATAATCATCGGAGAGGCTTTCCTTAAATGACTGGAAATCCAACATGATTTCCACCTTATTTTTCTTTCTCCAAGTAGGGGCATAAAGAATCACTTTCTTATCTAAAGGAATGTTCATTCTTTCCTTTATCTTATTTATGTCCTCTTCATTGTTCATTGTATAAAGCATGCTTGTTCTAGGATAGCCATATCTTAAGAAGTCCTTATCGAACTTAAAGCAGCTTCTGGCAATGTCTTCAACATATTCGCTCTGAACAGTGATATAATCCCAACGGCTACATCTTTCAATGAAGCGTTCCTCACTTGCTTTTGTAGGGAAATCCCCTGGAACATCCAATCCCAATGTCTTTAAAGGTGTTCCGTGCATTGTTTGAACATATCTTTGAGGCTCCCTCTTTTCATAGCGCTCATTGAAATTGACATTGTCAACAAAATACTTAGAAGTTGCAAGATAATAGAAATATTTTAGAGTCCAACGCCTTACGCGAATTCCATTTCCGTTAATAGGGATATGCTCATCATTCAAGGACCAAATGCATTCATAGTCAGGGTGGTTTTCGTCTATGTATTCATAAAGGTATCTTGGATTGCAGCTGTATTTTGCACCCCACATTGACTCAAACATTATTCGTTTCTTATTGATTGGCAAGTGCTTGAAGATTCTATATGCTCTTGTATATATTCTAGGTCTGCCATCCCACCAATTCCATTTTTTCTTTGCCCTTATCCTTAAAGTCCAAGCATTTCCCCTATAGATAGTAAAATGAAATACCTTCTTCTTAAGAAGGGCCTTGAAATCATCCAAAAGATGTATAGGTGTTGAAAAGACCAAATCGCCAAAATCATAGCGAATTAATAGATCAAAGTAACCATGATAAAGATTTTCTGTGATTATCTTATTGTTCATATTGAATTTAAAATTCAATTCATAAGTATTTTCTCCATTAAGGGAAGAAGAATCAATATCCTCACTATCCTTATCATCAATGTAAGCATTATCCCCAATATGACTATCTTGTGTAGTAGAAACATCTTTAATTATCTTAGCCTCTGCAATAGGATAAGAAGATTGATTCTTATCTAAAAAGAAATAAAGGGTTGCAGACTTCAACTGTCTATCACCAAGGTCTAAAGAGTGAAGCCTTGAAACAATATCTATCTCATTATTTCTTTCACTAATCTCAGAGACTAATGAAAAATTCTTAAACTTATTTATCTTAATATTATGATCCAAAAGACTGCTGATTACACATTGGCCTTTAGAAGAATACAAACATAAAAGCTCTTTATCTTTATAAACAAGGGATTCTCCATTATCATATAGAATCTGGCCTTCTGTTGACCGAATATTATCTAAATCTAAACGGTAACACTGATTGCCATCATCATAAGCAAATGGAATATTGCTTTCGGGACTGATGAAACTTTTATTGTAATGGAGGAAGACATCCCCATCATAAGGGCCGAATATGCATAGATCATCATCCTCAATCTCTATCCTATCATAAGAATGTCTGGCTTTTGAAACATTGATTATAATCTCGTTATTCTTATCATATCCAATGGACATATATGTTTTTCCAATGAGAACCGCCCTGTTTTCGCTCCTGCTGCGGACATTCTTTTTAGCGTTTCCTGCAAAAATATTATGAGTGACTCCCCTTTGCTTAAAGACCACTATGATTTTATTTTCTCCTAAGAAGTCCTCGTTGTCTTCAATCAATTCATAAGGAACAAATACCGTATATCCTGCAGCCTTATAAGAGAATTTCTTTCCAAAACGAAGACGATAGGAATTGATATTACCCAAATAAATCTGTTCATGACGCAAGGCAATCTTCTTGCGATTTTCGCTATTTACCAAATAAAAGGAATATTCCACATCCTTGAATTCCTTTGCCTCCAAACCGGGAATGACTACAAAACCGCTGACTTCCAATGCCTCTTCCTCTAGATTGACCTTTTGAATGTACTTTGCTTTTTTCCCTTCCTTAATGAAATCGTTTACAATGAATGATGATGTCTTAAAAACGTCCTTATCTCCTTCAATGACAACATCGGAACCTTTTGAGTGAATATTTAAAGTATAGAAATTAACATGCTCATAATTAAGCAATTTCAATAGTCTGTCAAAATCCCTTTCAAACAAATATTCATACTTGAGCTTTTCAATCTCATTTATCTCATCAAAGTATTTAGGGTCTATGTTACGGTCGATATAATCAAGCAAAAGGTCAATGATTTCTTGAGACTCGTCTATGTCCATGCTTTTTAGCTTATTGATGAAGATCATCAAATCGTTCTTTATCCATTTCAAATTCTTTACCCTATGCAATTCCTCTTCCTTGACATTTTCGTTAAAGAACTTATCCACCAATCCCATGACATAAAGCCTGTCCTCAACATTTTTCAGGTCATCTGTAGTTTGAGTTATTGATTTGGATATTCCATCCCTCACTCTCCATAAATAGCAGTTTTCATAGACTATTGAAACATTGTTTGCCAAATAATGCATAGGCATTGTAACTGGAATGTCTTCATAGAGTATTCCTTCAGGGAATTGGAAACCATGCTCTTTCCAAAAGCTAAATTTGATAAGCTTGTTCCATGCAGTGGTGTCATAAAATAGCTCAGGGCTTTCCTTAATGTGAGTAAGCTCTTTTGTTCCGCCAAAAGCGATTTCATGAATGTTGGAAGCCCAAGTCAGCTTTGAATTAAATCGCCATACAGATCCGATAGTAAGGTCGCTGTCATTTTTAAGCGCAATGCGATACATCCTTTCATATGCCTTTGGAGGAATGATGTCATCTGAATCTATAAAAATGATATAGTCCCCTTCAGCAAATTCGCATCCGTAGTTTCTTGCATGGCCTAATCCTTGATTTTCCTCATATCTGTATTCAACATTTTCATATTTGGCTGCATAAGACTTAGCAATTTCACCGCTGTCGTCGGTAGAGCCGTCATCCACTAAAATGATTTGAAGATTCCTTTGATAATCATCTACAAGGTCCCAATGATTGATAGTCTGTGCCAAGACAGATTCTATGCAATCCTCTAGGAATTCATGAACATTGTAAATTGGAATGATGACACTAATTCTGGTTTTCATTTAATCACTGAACCTTTCTTTTAAGTATAAATCTTTTTAAATAAAGCATGATGATAATTCTAAAATAAATATCATGAGTAAATTAATAATAAATCCAAATATCCTAAATAGATTAATTATAAAACTAAATATCCCAAATAGATTAAAAATAAATCCAAATATCCATAATAAATTAATAATTTTTATAAAACAAAATCTTTACTAAATTAAGCATGAAGGATACAGTCAAATATTATATTTGTTTCTTTTTAAATATATAAATAAGCATTTTTAAATTTAAAATACTTTTTCTAAATCTTTTTCCATTTTAATAAGGAATTAAATTAAAATTCTATTCAATTTTATTGTAAATTAGTTAATTTTAAGATGCACTTCATTTAGGCTATATTTACAAAATAAATTAAGAAATAAAGTTAAATTATTTATATAAAATCATACTTATATTAAATTAAATCGAGTAAATAGTAAAAATAAAATAATATAAATTAACAACCATAAAGACCAAACAAAAAGCATTGCAAAAAGAAAAAAACATCAAAAAACAAAGACCAAACAAAAAGCATTGCAAAAAGAAAAAAACATCAAAAAACAAAGACCAAACAAAAAGCATTGCAAAAAGAAAAAAACATCAAAAAACAAAGACCAAACAAAAAGCATTGCATAATGATTAAAAAACGTCCCCATTAAGATTTAATTATGGAGAATTGAAATGAAAACTAGAGTAAGCGTGATCATTCCCATTTATAATGTTTACGAATTCTTAGAGGAGTGCCTTGAATCCGTCGTTAATCAGACCATAAATGATATGGAACTGACTGACGGATATGAAAGGAATCTTCAAATAATACTGATAGATGACGGATCTACAGATTCCAGCCCTATAATCGCAAAAGAATATGCCCAAAACTACGAAAACATTGAATACCACCATGAAGTCAATCAAGGATTAGGCCATGCCAGAAACTACGGATGCGAATTTGCAGAAGGGGACTACATAATTTTCCTTGATTCAGATGATAAGCTTTCTCCAAATGCCTATGAATGGATGTATAAAACAGCCATAAGAAACGATAGCGATATGACCATTGGAGGATTCTGGAGATTTAATTCAAAAAAATACAAGATTTCAAACATTAATAAAATAGCTTTCAATGGAAACAAAGAGAAAACACACATCAGCGAAAGCCCAGAACTCTTTTATGATACAACCGCTTGGAACAAGCTAATCAAGCACAGCTTCTGGAAGAAACATAATTTCCAGTTTCCCGAAGGAATACTCTATGAGGACATACCTGTAACAATACCTATGCATTTTCTAGCAAACAACGTTTCAATAGTCTACGAAAACTGCTACTTATGGAGAATAAGGGAAGGAAAATCCAAATCGATTACACAAACAACCACCGAAATTAAAAATCTCGAAGACAGGCTTTATGTCATGGGGCTGGTGGACAAGTTTTTCGATGAGAATGTTGATGATGAAAGGCTCCGCCATGTAAAAACAATGAAATGGCTTAAAACCGACCTTCTTATTTTTATTAGAAAGCTAAGAAGCATGGATAAGGAACAGGGATATAAAATAATGTCACTAATCCGAGATTACATCCAAAATAACATAGATGCTGATGAATTCAAGTACTTGAATGAGTATGAAAGGTTAAAATATGAATATCTGATGGATGATGAAATTGACAAGATAGTTTCAATATTGAACTTCAAGGCTGAAAATATAAAGGAGACAAAGGTCTATCAAAAAAACGGACATATAATGTTCAATGCAGATAAGGAAGTGTTTAAGCAAAGCCCATTTTACATAGACCAATACATCAGGGAAAGATACAATAGAAAATACATTCAAGACATTGAGATTAGGGATGACGGATTTCTAATAAGAGGATTTATGCTTATTCCAGGACTGGATATCAAAAACTTTAAGGACAGAGAGCACAGATTCCATCTGACAAATGCCAATAGCCATAAAAAGATCAAGATAGATTCAGAAGATGTTGAAACTGGAAACATAAGCTCCTTCAACATAAGGTTTGGAAGAGGATTTTCATATGATGCTGCAGGATATAAGATCTTCATACCATTCTCTAAAATATGTGATGATGAGGACTTCTTTGGAGAGAATAGAATATCTGTAGACTTCAAGCTAAATGGCATCTATCAAAGCCCATTCCTATCTTATGAAAAAAAGGAACTCTGTCAAAATTTCTTTTTAGGATATGCGAAAAAGGACATTCGTCAAAAAACCAATATGAAAGCTGTAATCTATAAAAACACCTATTTCCTCATTAGATATACCTTGAAGGATGAAATCATTATTGAAGCACTCCCTTTAAAAAACTACTTTAAAGAGATTAGACTAGATGAAAATGTTTTAAAATTAGATAGCGACCATATCGGAAATTTATACATTTATTACGAAGCGGACTCAATAAATGAAGAAGAAAAAATAGCTTTTGAATATGACAACGAGGATAAAAGCTACCAGATAGATATTAGAAAGCTAAAGAAGAAGCCAGGTAAAATACTTTGTGATGGGGAAAATTCCATATACAAGTCAAAAGAACTTATATTATTAGATTCCAAATATGGACAATGTCTTATTAGTACCTTAAATGATTATTACTTGGACATTTATTATTTTGATAGCTTGACACAAGTTTTAGATATCAGACAAAATAGGGACAGAATTGATATTGATGCCAAATTATATTCCAATAGGTTTAATGAAACAAGAAGCACATATAAAGCAGATAGAATAAAAACAGCCAAACTATACTTTAAAGACGATTCAAGCAAAGAGAATTACATACTATCTGATGGAATGATAGATAGGCAAACCGGAGATATAAAATTCAGCATAGACTTTTCAAATAAGGAGATTACTAAAAACCTATATGAGAAGATTCATGATCTCTATGTGGAATATGCTTATGATGAAACTTCTACAGAAGAAGAAGCAATTGTAAATAAAGAAGTAGATGAAAGTGAATATGATTCAGTCTCAAAAGAAGAAAAAGAAAATAATAAAATAGAAAAAACCGAAAATGAACCAGTTCCAGTTGAAGGAAGAAACAATAAAATCAATGAAGAATCCCGATTTTCAACTGAACTCTATCTTTTCAAGGGTGATGATAAAACCATCTCTAAAAGCTACTATGAATATAAGGTCTATCATGATTTAAAAGGCTTCTTAAAACTAAAAGTCTTAAAAAGATGGCCAGTCTATGAAGACACCCCTGGAAAAAGGCTTAAACATTCACAAATATCCTATAAATTGTTTTCAAAACTGCCTATAAATAAAAAGCGCATAATGTTTGAGTCAATCTGGGGTGGAAAATACAGCTGCAATCCAAGATACCTTTATGAATACATAGACGAAAACTACCCTCACTATGAATGCATCTGGTCCTTTAAGGATGAGCATTACCCTATCAAAGGAAATGGAAAATGCGTAAGAAGATCTTCACTGAAATACCTCTATTACCTCGCAACTTCAAAATATCTAATCAATAATGTAAACTTTAAGAAGCATTTCATAAAAAGAAAAGGCCAGGTTGAAATACAGACCATGCATGGAACTCCATTAAAGACAATAGGACTGGACGCCCCAGGAGAGTTTCCAACCAAAAAGAGCCAAAAGGACTATATCAAAAAGAATAAGAATTGGGATTAC
Encoded here:
- a CDS encoding Tex family protein, with translation MIADTLSQELNIKISQAESVIKLIDDGNTIPFIARYRKELTGSLDDEVLRKFDDRLKYLRNLEEKKETVLNSIEEQGKLTDELKQSILDCKTLVELEDLYRPYKPKRRTRATIAKEKGLEELANIILAQEIEVPLEEIAEDYITKDDSVEEELRVNTVEEAIGGAQDIIAEIISDNASFRSLIRELSYEDGELISEAKDKDADSVYDMYYEYSEEVSKIASHRVLAINRGEKEKFLKIKISAPEEDIISYLTRHVLINKGGKPTKPIYNKYTEETLKEAIQDSYKRLIAPAIERELRNQLFEKAEDKSIKLFSKNLEQLLMQAPIINKVVLGWDPAFRTGCKLAVVDEYGKVLDTTVVYPTEPQNKIAETRSTVRDLIFKYDINIIAIGNGTASRESEAIVADIIKDLDVQYVIVNEAGASVYSASELATEEFPDYNVGERSAISIARRLQDPLAELVKIDPKSIGVGQYQHDMNQKKLGESLDNVVEKSVNNVGVDVNTASVSLMEHVAGISKTVAKNIVSYREENGKFYTRDELLNVKKLGPKAFEQCAGFMKVKGPNPLDNTTVHPESYGATIAFLSFLGYSIEDLENKKIKESDLDLTDKQFEDMAQELGIGSITLKDIAKELKKPGRDPRDEMPQPILRKDVLTMEDLEKGMVLSGTVRNIVDFGIFVDIGVHQDGMVHKSEITDSQYVNHPMDFVSVGDIIDVKVLDVDIPKRRIQLSMII
- a CDS encoding acyltransferase yields the protein MERVRLQYIDLLKFFAIFSIIALHVFLVWPKAKVMGIKVYSLSSIVRFGVPVFIMISGALLLNRDIEIGSFLKKRINRITYPFLFFYIITFIFIALTNHTHEQQNIFAFRWYFWTILGVYLSIPIINKYIQHSSLKEIEYFIYIFIFASIFYQFTYFFEIKQYFYLTLFLSPLGYLVLGYYLSKKDFNLSTSKMIVISIILFILSTSIKICGQLGYIPITENFVASQSVILSSWLDVSFIGILQAASFFLLCKSIYEASKGIFSPIKKFLESNIISKFVLSVSRASYGMYLINLIPTVIVYYYIQPMNLTGSQVFLAIPLISIIIFLVSWIIIVILCKIPYIKYVSGYS
- a CDS encoding bifunctional glycosyltransferase/CDP-glycerol:glycerophosphate glycerophosphotransferase → MKTRISVIIPIYNVHEFLEDCIESVLAQTINHWDLVDDYQRNLQIILVDDGSTDDSGEIAKSYAAKYENVEYRYEENQGLGHARNYGCEFAEGDYIIFIDSDDIIPPKAYERMYRIALKNDSDLTIGSVWRFNSKLTWASNIHEIAFGGTKELTHIKESPELFYDTTAWNKLIKFSFWKEHGFQFPEGILYEDIPVTMPMHYLANNVSIVYENCYLWRVRDGISKSITQTTDDLKNVEDRLYVMGLVDKFFNENVKEEELHRVKNLKWIKNDLMIFINKLKSMDIDESQEIIDLLLDYIDRNIDPKYFDEINEIEKLKYEYLFERDFDRLLKLLNYEHVNFYTLNIHSKGSDVVIEGDKDVFKTSSFIVNDFIKEGKKAKYIQKVNLEEEALEVSGFVVIPGLEAKEFKDVEYSFYLVNSENRKKIALRHEQIYLGNINSYRLRFGKKFSYKAAGYTVFVPYELIEDNEDFLGENKIIVVFKQRGVTHNIFAGNAKKNVRSRSENRAVLIGKTYMSIGYDKNNEIIINVSKARHSYDRIEIEDDDLCIFGPYDGDVFLHYNKSFISPESNIPFAYDDGNQCYRLDLDNIRSTEGQILYDNGESLVYKDKELLCLYSSKGQCVISSLLDHNIKINKFKNFSLVSEISERNNEIDIVSRLHSLDLGDRQLKSATLYFFLDKNQSSYPIAEAKIIKDVSTTQDSHIGDNAYIDDKDSEDIDSSSLNGENTYELNFKFNMNNKIITENLYHGYFDLLIRYDFGDLVFSTPIHLLDDFKALLKKKVFHFTIYRGNAWTLRIRAKKKWNWWDGRPRIYTRAYRIFKHLPINKKRIMFESMWGAKYSCNPRYLYEYIDENHPDYECIWSLNDEHIPINGNGIRVRRWTLKYFYYLATSKYFVDNVNFNERYEKREPQRYVQTMHGTPLKTLGLDVPGDFPTKASEERFIERCSRWDYITVQSEYVEDIARSCFKFDKDFLRYGYPRTSMLYTMNNEEDINKIKERMNIPLDKKVILYAPTWRKKNKVEIMLDFQSFKESLSDDYILILRLHHLMFSADFAPIEDDFVYDLSRHDSIEELYLISDILITDYSSVMFDYSILDRPIILFAYDLEDYAEKLRGFYIDIQENKPGPILFSSKEVEDAISNIEKTEEDTKYLREEFRNKFIPYECANSSEKIFNDLVSGK
- a CDS encoding bifunctional glycosyltransferase/CDP-glycerol:glycerophosphate glycerophosphotransferase, producing MKTRVSVIIPIYNVYEFLEECLESVVNQTINDMELTDGYERNLQIILIDDGSTDSSPIIAKEYAQNYENIEYHHEVNQGLGHARNYGCEFAEGDYIIFLDSDDKLSPNAYEWMYKTAIRNDSDMTIGGFWRFNSKKYKISNINKIAFNGNKEKTHISESPELFYDTTAWNKLIKHSFWKKHNFQFPEGILYEDIPVTIPMHFLANNVSIVYENCYLWRIREGKSKSITQTTTEIKNLEDRLYVMGLVDKFFDENVDDERLRHVKTMKWLKTDLLIFIRKLRSMDKEQGYKIMSLIRDYIQNNIDADEFKYLNEYERLKYEYLMDDEIDKIVSILNFKAENIKETKVYQKNGHIMFNADKEVFKQSPFYIDQYIRERYNRKYIQDIEIRDDGFLIRGFMLIPGLDIKNFKDREHRFHLTNANSHKKIKIDSEDVETGNISSFNIRFGRGFSYDAAGYKIFIPFSKICDDEDFFGENRISVDFKLNGIYQSPFLSYEKKELCQNFFLGYAKKDIRQKTNMKAVIYKNTYFLIRYTLKDEIIIEALPLKNYFKEIRLDENVLKLDSDHIGNLYIYYEADSINEEEKIAFEYDNEDKSYQIDIRKLKKKPGKILCDGENSIYKSKELILLDSKYGQCLISTLNDYYLDIYYFDSLTQVLDIRQNRDRIDIDAKLYSNRFNETRSTYKADRIKTAKLYFKDDSSKENYILSDGMIDRQTGDIKFSIDFSNKEITKNLYEKIHDLYVEYAYDETSTEEEAIVNKEVDESEYDSVSKEEKENNKIEKTENEPVPVEGRNNKINEESRFSTELYLFKGDDKTISKSYYEYKVYHDLKGFLKLKVLKRWPVYEDTPGKRLKHSQISYKLFSKLPINKKRIMFESIWGGKYSCNPRYLYEYIDENYPHYECIWSFKDEHYPIKGNGKCVRRSSLKYLYYLATSKYLINNVNFKKHFIKRKGQVEIQTMHGTPLKTIGLDAPGEFPTKKSQKDYIKKNKNWDYLTVQSDYVAEISRTCFKYEKDFLKFGYPRTDILYTKNNKEDIQSIKERMGLPSDKKVILYAPTWRFKNNFDLMLDLKSFKESLKDEYILILRLHHFSAGGWKQPLDDDFVYDFSGYGSIEELYLISDILITDYSSVMFDYAILDRPIILFAYDLEEYDEKLRGFYMDIESNKPGPILHSSKEVEEAILNIEKTEMKYKDLRRSFKERFNQYECENSSEKIFNKVIDKKKNKK